The Kitasatospora paranensis genome has a window encoding:
- the ureA gene encoding urease subunit gamma, with protein MRLTPTERDRLLIFTAAELARARRARGVRLNVPEATALIADTVCEAARDGRRLAEAIEAGRSVLSAADVLPGVPDVVTVVQVEAVFDDGTRLAVVNDPFRGAGSLGEEAPGTALPGAGIGYDPVEETVVLPVHNTAAVPISVTSHFHFFESNPRLAFDRAAAYGTHLAVPAGSSVRFDPGATVEVGLVPIGGERVAIGFAGLVDGPLDAPGAKEAALEKARATGYLTRFDDTEVES; from the coding sequence GTGCGACTCACCCCCACCGAACGGGACCGGCTGCTGATCTTCACGGCAGCCGAGCTGGCCCGCGCCCGCCGCGCCCGCGGCGTACGACTCAACGTGCCCGAGGCCACCGCGCTGATCGCCGACACCGTCTGCGAGGCGGCCCGCGACGGCCGGCGGCTGGCCGAGGCCATCGAGGCCGGCCGCTCCGTGCTGAGCGCCGCCGACGTGCTGCCCGGCGTGCCGGACGTGGTCACCGTCGTGCAGGTCGAGGCGGTCTTCGACGACGGCACTCGGCTCGCCGTGGTGAACGACCCGTTCCGCGGCGCCGGCTCGCTCGGCGAGGAGGCCCCCGGCACGGCCCTGCCCGGCGCCGGCATCGGCTACGACCCGGTCGAGGAGACCGTCGTCCTGCCCGTCCACAACACCGCCGCGGTGCCGATCTCGGTCACCTCGCACTTCCACTTCTTCGAGTCCAACCCGCGCCTGGCCTTCGACCGGGCGGCCGCCTACGGCACCCACCTCGCGGTGCCGGCCGGGTCCTCCGTCCGCTTCGACCCCGGCGCCACCGTCGAGGTCGGCCTGGTGCCGATCGGCGGCGAGCGGGTCGCGATCGGCTTCGCCGGCCTGGTCGACGGGCCGCTCGACGCGCCCGGCGCCAAGGAGGCCGCCCTGGAGAAGGCCCGCGCCACCGGTTACCTGACCCGTTTCGACGACACGGAGGTGGAGTCGTGA